From the Calonectris borealis chromosome 4, bCalBor7.hap1.2, whole genome shotgun sequence genome, one window contains:
- the LOC142082136 gene encoding estradiol 17-beta-dehydrogenase 11-like encodes MNPFLDLLLFLATLIYSYLEAFVKLFVPVKRKSVSGELVLITGAGHGVGRATALEFAKRQSRLVLWDINKHGVEDTAAECERLGASVQAYVVDCSKREEIYSAAEKVKKDIGDVSILVNNAGVITAADLLSTQDHQIERMFEVNILAHIWTTRAFLPAMMNNNHGHIVTVASAAGHFVTSFMVAYCSSKFAAVGFHKALTEELSTLGKDRIKTTCLCPVFINTGFVKNPSTRLGKILEIEEVVEALMEGILTNQKMVFVPSHLSIALLSEMLFPERALDFLKKLTNTKFDAVVGQRSTQ; translated from the exons atgaATCCGTTTCTGGATCTTCTCCTGTTTTTGGCTACGCTCATCTACTCCTACTTGGAGGCTTTTGTGAAGCTTTTTGTCCCTGTGAAGAGAAAGTCTGTCAGCGGAGAGCTTGTTCTCATCACGGGTGCTGGCCACGGCGTAGGGAGAGCAACTGCCTTGGAGTTCGCCAAGCGTCAAAGCAGACTGGTTCTGTGGGACATCAATAAG CACGGCGTTGAGGACACGGCAGCAGAATGCGAAAGGCTGGGAGCCAGTGTTCAAGCCTACGTGGTGGACTGCAGCAAAAGGGAGGAAATCTACAGTGCTGCAGAGAAG GTGAAAAAGGACATTGGGGACGTCTCCATCCTGGTGAATAACGCTGGTGTGATTACAGCTGCTGACCTGCTCTCGACTCAGGACCACCAGATTGAAAGAATGTTTGAAGTCAACATTCTTGCTCACATCTGG ACCACAAGAGCTTTTCTGCCAGCCATGATGAACAACAACCACGGTCACATTGTCACGGTGGCTTCGGCAGCAGGTCATTTTGTGACTTCTTTCATGGTGGCTTATTG TTCAAGCAAGTTTGCTGCAGTTGGATTTCATAAAGCTCTGACAGAGGAACTGTCTACCCTGGGAAAGGACAGAATAAAAACTACGTGTCTTTGTCCGGTTTTTATAAACACTGGATTTGTCAAAAACCCCAGTACAAG GCTTGGAAAGATTTTGGAGATTGAGGAAGTTGTAGAGGCCCTGATGGAAGGAATACTGACCAACCAGAAAATGGTTTTTGTTCCATCACATCTAAGTATTGCTTTACTTTCTGAAAT GTTGTTTCCAGAACGCGCCCTGGATTTTCTGAAAAAGCTGACCAATACGAAGTTTGATGCAGTCGTTGGGCAGAGAAGCACtcagtga